In a genomic window of Pedosphaera parvula Ellin514:
- a CDS encoding glycosyltransferase family 4 protein: MTDSLAPGGLERVAVNLANSLPRERYHSHLCCTREGGPLASLVNSDVHRLDLQRRGRLDLRAIRRLAEYIQEHKIKILHAHGTSLFTAVLVSLLKPYPAVVWHDHFGRYATETRPVWLYRLATRRVAGVITVSQPLAQWSRERLRVETDRVWRVPNFVSEPRAIGKHPELPGNFGLRIVCVANLRPEKDHPTLLEAMRWVVKEMPETHLLLLGRSGDKIYSAQVHKIIAESGLAANVTWLGSRADVHEILRNCEVGVLSSLSEGAPLALIEYGFAGLAVVATRVGQCAEILDEGRCGLLVPPSAPELLGKAILTLIKSCVKRAALGNQFKQHVLENYSEGRIIKQLDQIYETVLNGRGQERI, encoded by the coding sequence GTGACAGACTCACTTGCTCCGGGGGGATTGGAACGTGTGGCAGTAAATCTGGCAAACAGCCTGCCGCGGGAACGTTACCATTCGCACCTCTGCTGCACGCGTGAAGGAGGGCCGCTGGCCAGCCTGGTCAATTCAGATGTTCATAGATTGGATTTGCAACGACGGGGCAGACTGGACTTACGGGCCATCCGGCGTCTCGCGGAATACATTCAGGAACATAAAATCAAGATTTTACATGCGCATGGGACGTCCCTATTCACGGCGGTTCTGGTTTCCCTGCTGAAACCTTATCCAGCAGTTGTATGGCACGATCATTTCGGCAGATATGCAACCGAAACGCGACCGGTCTGGCTATATAGATTAGCCACGCGCCGAGTTGCGGGGGTGATCACCGTCAGCCAGCCACTGGCACAATGGTCGAGAGAGCGTTTGCGCGTGGAAACCGACCGAGTCTGGCGCGTTCCAAATTTTGTATCGGAACCCAGAGCAATTGGAAAACATCCTGAACTTCCTGGTAATTTCGGGCTGAGAATTGTTTGTGTGGCAAACCTGCGCCCTGAAAAGGATCATCCCACACTGTTGGAAGCGATGCGGTGGGTGGTAAAGGAAATGCCTGAAACCCATCTGCTGCTGCTTGGCAGGTCCGGAGATAAAATCTATTCGGCACAGGTCCATAAAATCATTGCCGAGAGCGGACTGGCCGCGAACGTTACGTGGCTGGGTTCGCGCGCTGACGTTCATGAGATCCTGAGAAATTGCGAAGTGGGCGTGCTGAGTTCCTTATCTGAGGGAGCGCCATTGGCATTGATCGAATACGGTTTTGCGGGATTGGCGGTGGTTGCGACGAGGGTGGGGCAGTGCGCTGAAATTCTGGATGAGGGGCGGTGCGGGTTGCTGGTGCCGCCTTCAGCCCCGGAATTGCTGGGCAAGGCGATTCTGACATTAATCAAATCCTGCGTGAAACGAGCGGCGCTGGGCAACCAGTTTAAGCAGCATGTATTGGAGAACTACAGCGAAGGCCGAATAATCAAGCAACTGGATCAAATATACGAAACGGTTTTGAACGGTCGGGGACAGGAGAGAATATGA
- a CDS encoding glycosyltransferase family 4 protein, whose amino-acid sequence MNVPVLLVGNFLSASGGSRGVCEELALRLSASATKVLTTSNKPNKILRICDMLRTIFKVRHEYKVAQVDVYSGPAFIWAELTCALLRSLKKPYVLTLHGGNLPRFSKEWPKRVTKLLSFAEVVTTPSRYLLEQMIHYRGDLLLLPNALDLQRYECKIRDPAQPKLVWLRAFHEIYNPSLAVRVVRFLADKFPEVQLTMIGPDKGDGSLKQTQNQAYALGVADRITIAGGVPKEKVGEWLNRGDIFLNTTNVDNAPVSVIEAMACGLCVVSTNVGGLPYLLDDGYNSLLTPSNNAEAMALATRRILTNPALGRQLSKNGRTKAEQHDWSVVLPQWEALFQSIAKSRLSDHHHRDVFRSNENEALTPMTKRRSL is encoded by the coding sequence ATGAATGTTCCCGTGTTGTTGGTGGGAAACTTTCTTTCCGCTTCCGGTGGGTCACGCGGCGTATGTGAGGAGCTGGCTTTAAGGTTGTCCGCCAGCGCAACCAAAGTATTAACCACGTCGAACAAGCCGAATAAAATCCTGAGAATCTGCGATATGCTCCGAACCATATTCAAGGTTCGGCATGAATACAAAGTAGCCCAGGTGGATGTTTACAGTGGGCCAGCCTTCATTTGGGCTGAACTTACCTGCGCTTTGCTGCGGAGTTTGAAAAAGCCATATGTCCTCACACTCCACGGCGGGAATCTTCCCAGGTTCTCCAAGGAATGGCCGAAGCGTGTAACAAAATTACTATCATTCGCGGAAGTGGTGACCACTCCATCCAGATATTTGTTGGAGCAGATGATTCATTATCGAGGTGATCTTCTGCTTCTGCCCAATGCATTGGATCTGCAGCGGTATGAATGTAAAATCAGAGATCCGGCGCAACCAAAGCTGGTGTGGCTACGCGCGTTTCATGAGATTTATAACCCCTCGCTCGCTGTTCGGGTGGTTCGGTTTTTGGCAGACAAATTTCCGGAAGTACAGCTAACCATGATAGGCCCGGACAAAGGGGATGGGAGTTTGAAGCAGACTCAAAATCAGGCATACGCCCTGGGAGTTGCGGATAGAATTACGATTGCGGGAGGGGTGCCAAAGGAGAAGGTTGGGGAATGGTTGAACCGCGGAGATATTTTTCTGAACACCACAAATGTTGATAATGCCCCGGTGAGTGTGATTGAGGCGATGGCCTGCGGGTTGTGTGTGGTCAGCACCAATGTTGGCGGATTGCCTTACCTCCTGGATGACGGTTACAACTCCTTATTGACCCCGTCCAATAATGCCGAAGCGATGGCGCTCGCGACGAGACGCATATTAACCAACCCGGCTCTGGGCAGACAACTATCCAAAAATGGACGCACAAAAGCTGAACAGCACGACTGGTCGGTTGTGTTGCCTCAATGGGAAGCATTGTTTCAGTCCATCGCAAAGTCACGACTCTCAGATCATCATCATCGGGATGTATTCAGGAGCAATGAAAACGAGGCGTTGACTCCAATGACGAAGCGGCGATCGTTGTGA
- a CDS encoding glycosyltransferase family 4 protein, giving the protein MKSHCYFIGTTLADNPVPHHFVALANELVRRGEQVVILAPHRRLDLEDHTANPAIYTWPSERPTRIVDMLFLFRLIRKYRPACMISNFGAVNIMMLTGWLTRVPARIAWYHTISGQLAQDNVAPQWRQKLLRLRKRVVYRAATHVAANSVASAKDVQETYGVLASKCSVLFNSLADPKLTTQLKDLHPEKGRFVCVGRLFPSKGQDVLIRALAILKSKTASFHVDFVGDGPALVDLQQLARSLGVEKHCTFVGRLAHPKVLNRMATAVATIVPSRNEAFGLVNIESMAVGTPIIASKVGGIVEIVRDGVDGFLVSPDDPQSLADKLYALMSNPDLRREMSLNARKRFLATFEQHHVIQQQADWLEAIMAGEPKPAIVDVSYGTLS; this is encoded by the coding sequence GTGAAATCACACTGTTACTTCATAGGGACCACACTGGCGGACAATCCGGTGCCTCACCATTTTGTTGCTTTGGCAAACGAGTTGGTGCGGAGGGGAGAGCAGGTCGTAATTCTTGCGCCGCATCGCCGACTGGACCTGGAGGATCACACAGCCAATCCCGCCATCTACACCTGGCCTTCAGAGCGGCCAACCCGAATTGTTGACATGCTCTTTTTATTCCGGTTGATCCGGAAATATCGGCCGGCCTGCATGATTTCAAATTTTGGTGCCGTCAATATCATGATGTTAACTGGATGGCTTACGAGGGTGCCTGCGCGTATAGCATGGTATCACACGATTAGCGGTCAATTAGCGCAGGATAACGTGGCGCCACAATGGAGACAGAAGTTACTTCGGCTGCGGAAGCGGGTGGTGTACCGTGCTGCCACTCACGTGGCGGCGAATTCAGTTGCCAGCGCGAAAGATGTTCAGGAGACGTATGGAGTTTTGGCCTCAAAATGCAGTGTTCTCTTTAACTCGCTGGCTGATCCAAAACTGACGACTCAACTTAAAGACCTGCATCCTGAAAAGGGAAGGTTTGTTTGTGTCGGGAGGCTATTCCCATCCAAGGGACAGGACGTGCTGATTCGGGCACTCGCAATTCTAAAAAGTAAGACCGCGTCATTTCATGTCGATTTTGTAGGGGATGGGCCTGCCCTGGTTGATTTACAACAATTGGCCCGCAGTCTGGGCGTCGAGAAACACTGCACATTTGTCGGCAGGCTGGCACATCCCAAAGTTCTAAATCGGATGGCGACCGCGGTGGCTACCATTGTGCCAAGCAGAAATGAGGCTTTTGGCCTGGTTAACATCGAATCGATGGCCGTGGGAACACCCATCATTGCTTCGAAAGTGGGAGGCATTGTTGAAATTGTAAGAGATGGCGTGGATGGGTTCCTGGTCTCCCCGGATGATCCGCAATCCCTGGCGGATAAGCTTTATGCTCTGATGAGTAATCCCGACCTGCGTAGGGAAATGTCGTTGAATGCGAGAAAGCGTTTTCTCGCCACGTTTGAACAACATCATGTTATCCAACAACAGGCGGATTGGCTGGAAGCAATCATGGCAGGTGAACCCAAGCCGGCAATCGTGGATGTGAGCTATGGCACATTATCTTGA
- a CDS encoding phenylacetate--CoA ligase family protein translates to MAHYLEKIYPFVPIPIQNLGISLYGLAWRHERLGGDFGKYVTGFQKRSGWTAERMQGYVAGELQRVLIRAYKEVPYYKKAWASVGVTLYDLDRMTVEGLSKLPITSKSDLRAAPDAFVASCALAGGKLHRYHSSGSTGTPITSICSAEDHRRFIAAREARSFNWAGSTIHASRAMIGGRMVVPRGVAQPPFHRYNWAERQAYFSAYHIAPAHVPDYVKAFNTHQPRLLTGYANSYYQLARMMNEQGIKLNYAPDALVLCSEKLTPEMKGVIRQAFRARAYEEYGAVENCVLATECKHGSLHVSPDFGVMEIVDDEGKPVPPGQEGRILCTSLLNETQPLIRYEIGDIGVWAEGNCQCGRDQLPILKELVGRLEDVVVGPDGREMVRFHWMFINMPNVLEGQVVQEDLDRFTVKVVGTGSFNAEDEAMIRDGLWKGWGRVNVVIEKVNEIPRTERGKIRAVISKLKPEQHKQIKMNAEQAGLVS, encoded by the coding sequence ATGGCACATTATCTTGAAAAGATTTATCCCTTTGTTCCCATTCCAATTCAAAACCTTGGAATATCGCTCTATGGCCTGGCTTGGAGGCACGAGCGATTAGGCGGGGATTTCGGTAAATATGTGACTGGGTTTCAAAAGCGCTCGGGCTGGACAGCAGAAAGAATGCAAGGATATGTCGCAGGGGAGTTGCAGCGGGTTCTCATCCGAGCTTATAAGGAGGTGCCCTATTACAAGAAGGCATGGGCCTCCGTCGGCGTTACTCTTTACGACCTGGATCGGATGACAGTCGAGGGGTTGTCGAAGTTGCCGATCACGTCCAAATCAGATTTAAGAGCGGCTCCGGATGCATTTGTTGCCAGTTGTGCCCTGGCGGGAGGCAAGCTCCATCGCTATCACAGCAGCGGCAGTACAGGAACGCCGATCACTTCCATATGCTCAGCGGAGGATCATAGGAGATTTATTGCGGCCAGGGAGGCACGGTCGTTTAACTGGGCTGGGTCAACGATTCATGCGTCTCGGGCCATGATCGGCGGCAGGATGGTTGTTCCCAGAGGAGTGGCCCAACCTCCGTTCCATCGGTATAATTGGGCTGAGCGCCAGGCTTATTTTTCAGCCTATCACATTGCACCCGCGCACGTGCCGGATTATGTGAAGGCGTTCAACACTCACCAGCCCCGGCTGCTGACCGGGTACGCGAATTCCTATTACCAGCTCGCCAGGATGATGAATGAGCAGGGAATCAAACTGAATTACGCACCAGATGCCCTGGTCTTGTGCAGTGAGAAACTGACGCCGGAAATGAAGGGAGTAATCAGGCAGGCTTTCCGGGCGCGTGCCTATGAAGAGTATGGCGCCGTTGAAAACTGTGTGCTGGCCACGGAATGCAAGCATGGCAGTTTGCATGTCAGTCCCGATTTTGGAGTGATGGAAATTGTCGATGATGAAGGAAAACCCGTTCCTCCAGGGCAGGAAGGCAGAATTTTATGCACCTCGTTGCTGAATGAGACGCAGCCACTTATTCGATATGAGATTGGAGATATCGGCGTCTGGGCCGAAGGGAACTGCCAATGTGGGCGGGATCAATTACCAATACTAAAAGAGTTGGTTGGACGATTGGAGGACGTGGTAGTAGGACCTGATGGTCGCGAAATGGTTCGATTCCATTGGATGTTTATCAATATGCCCAATGTTTTGGAGGGGCAGGTCGTTCAGGAGGATTTGGATCGATTTACAGTCAAGGTGGTGGGGACAGGCAGTTTTAATGCAGAAGATGAGGCAATGATACGAGACGGTTTGTGGAAAGGTTGGGGGAGAGTAAATGTGGTCATCGAGAAGGTTAACGAGATACCCCGGACAGAACGGGGAAAAATCAGGGCGGTTATTTCCAAATTGAAGCCGGAACAACATAAACAAATCAAGATGAACGCTGAGCAGGCGGGTCTCGTTTCCTGA
- a CDS encoding glycosyltransferase family 2 protein, which yields MPQNEIARELPFVSIIMPVFNEERYIGGILDAVLKQDYPSERMEIIVADGASTDQTRDIIVSFQRGHGNLRLIYNPDRIVSTGLNRAIGCARGEIIVRLDGHCEYPKDYLRRVVLLRERLGADSVGGTLVPIGSGYIQSAIGAAYYSPVGIGGTALKAVDGVETVREVDAVHGGCWRVERLRKVGGFDEEMVRNQDDELSFRLRKASGRIYQCTSIKVKYHVRDSFKKLFMQFAQYGYWKVRVVKKHPKQASARHFVPALFVLFITGCALAAPFTLYALYGLSGGLGIYLSVLGVVSFLQTASKDRKLWPGIVLALCSMHFGYGGGFVLGWVRSWIGPLPTDSIFERTTR from the coding sequence TTGCCTCAAAACGAAATCGCGCGGGAACTTCCGTTCGTGAGTATTATCATGCCGGTGTTTAACGAAGAGCGTTACATCGGAGGCATACTCGATGCAGTGCTTAAGCAGGACTATCCATCCGAGCGGATGGAAATCATTGTTGCTGACGGAGCATCGACCGACCAGACCCGTGATATTATAGTCTCGTTTCAAAGAGGACATGGGAACCTGCGTTTGATTTACAATCCTGACCGCATCGTTTCGACAGGATTGAATCGGGCGATCGGCTGCGCGCGAGGGGAGATCATTGTTCGGTTGGACGGACACTGTGAATATCCCAAGGACTATCTCCGCCGAGTGGTGCTACTGAGAGAGCGACTGGGGGCCGATAGTGTCGGGGGCACCCTGGTTCCGATCGGATCGGGGTATATACAAAGCGCCATCGGAGCTGCGTATTATTCTCCGGTGGGAATTGGCGGAACGGCGCTCAAGGCTGTGGATGGGGTGGAAACGGTGCGCGAGGTCGATGCAGTGCATGGTGGTTGTTGGCGGGTGGAGAGATTACGCAAGGTGGGAGGTTTTGATGAGGAAATGGTGCGAAACCAGGATGATGAACTGAGTTTTCGGTTGCGCAAGGCCTCCGGTCGCATCTATCAGTGTACCTCCATCAAGGTGAAATATCACGTGCGTGACAGCTTTAAAAAATTGTTCATGCAGTTCGCGCAATATGGTTATTGGAAAGTCAGGGTGGTGAAGAAGCACCCGAAACAGGCCAGCGCGCGGCATTTCGTGCCGGCCTTGTTCGTGTTGTTCATCACCGGTTGCGCATTGGCTGCCCCTTTTACCCTGTACGCATTGTATGGGTTGTCGGGTGGCTTGGGGATATATCTTTCCGTGCTCGGTGTGGTGTCATTCCTGCAAACAGCATCAAAGGACCGAAAACTTTGGCCGGGAATAGTGTTGGCGTTGTGCTCGATGCATTTCGGATACGGAGGAGGGTTTGTTCTGGGTTGGGTGAGGTCGTGGATAGGGCCCCTGCCAACGGATTCCATATTTGAGCGAACCACACGTTGA
- a CDS encoding Ig-like domain-containing protein — protein sequence MPPSSMSPPRHRLRHRKRQQPVGSPDCVEPASSVKPGDTIWLRGGVHRQLNRPTKFTSSLSGTSAAPITVRQYPGERATIDGNLTQSTGGYVNYWGFEVMDSQQFASGWIPTRTSTQTGPFPTTWWAPYDGKQIDFCVSGVDLRAPNCKLINLVIHDNIGGGLGMNTAAGNTEVYGMLSYYNGWQGADRGHGHGIYAQNVAPAVKYVENSLVFNNYALGMQATGSASPIADNFTIEGSAFFLNGALANSHQQNLLIGPYQGQAQNPVVRTNFIYDTQGTSSDFFLGYDGGSANAICQGNYFQTSTMFNANANMTLAGNTFLSATIGLTQSSYPNNSYLTTTPTKNVIAVRPNKYEPGRANILVYNWEKLNSVAVDVSQVLPVGTAYEVHSAQNFYGTPVVKGTYNGGSIMVPMMGLPVAAPVGASAPPAAGPNFGAYVLLPTSSVTNTPPPATNSAPVISSIANQTLNAGTASSAIAFTVSDAQTAATSLTLAGTSSNPTLVPNANIVFGGSSSNRTVTVTPAANQSGTANITVTVSDGSLTSSKTFTVTVSATPVNTPPVISTITAQTTVTNKATAAIAFTVSDAQTAATSLTLAGTSSNPTLVPNANIVFGGSSSNRTVTVTPAANQSGTANITITVNDGSASSTTTFPLTVTAPTAPAQTVTIPLEAEAGLLVAPMTVFTNAQNSSQRYVATTTAEQGSVTFIVNVPVAGTYYIWGKVLSPSFAADSFYVSVDGGTEDVYDDAEGVWSNNWQWTAVNGRGTTGQPLALNPRTFTLSQGSHSIKFRGREANATLDRIIVSNDPTFVPKDVAANSITLTANGNTTTQFTSTSFQGTTNLFKDTILVSIASPYTTQGGTVSSCDGGILYTPKSGFTGSDTFTFTLTDSSGNSSSATATITVQAAPVRTASVPLQKQADGSVQVVLKGNPGTNYNLQVSSDLQTWVTLGNVSAGNDGLIAFTDNSASSFRSKFYRTI from the coding sequence ATGCCACCGAGTTCTATGTCTCCCCCACGGCACCGCCTCCGGCACCGGAAGCGCCAGCAGCCCGTGGGATCTCCAGACTGCGTTGAACCAGCTTCCAGCGTTAAACCTGGTGATACCATCTGGTTGCGCGGCGGTGTTCATCGTCAGTTAAACCGTCCCACCAAGTTCACCAGCAGTTTGTCCGGCACATCCGCTGCCCCCATCACGGTCCGGCAATATCCTGGCGAACGCGCGACCATTGACGGCAACCTCACGCAAAGCACCGGTGGCTATGTCAATTATTGGGGATTCGAAGTCATGGACTCCCAACAATTCGCCAGTGGATGGATTCCGACCCGCACCAGCACTCAAACCGGCCCTTTCCCCACAACCTGGTGGGCTCCCTATGACGGCAAGCAAATCGACTTCTGCGTGAGCGGAGTCGACCTGCGAGCCCCGAACTGCAAGCTGATCAACCTGGTTATTCATGATAATATCGGTGGCGGCTTAGGCATGAATACGGCCGCTGGAAATACCGAGGTCTATGGCATGCTCTCCTATTACAATGGGTGGCAGGGTGCCGATCGTGGTCACGGTCATGGAATCTATGCACAGAACGTAGCCCCGGCAGTCAAGTATGTCGAAAACAGTCTCGTTTTTAACAACTACGCCCTGGGCATGCAAGCTACTGGATCCGCCAGTCCTATCGCCGACAACTTCACCATCGAAGGTTCCGCCTTCTTCCTGAACGGCGCACTGGCCAATTCGCATCAACAAAATCTGTTGATCGGCCCTTATCAGGGACAGGCTCAAAATCCGGTCGTCCGCACCAACTTCATTTATGACACTCAGGGAACCAGTTCAGATTTCTTTCTGGGCTATGACGGCGGTTCTGCGAATGCCATTTGCCAGGGCAATTACTTCCAGACCAGCACCATGTTCAACGCCAACGCTAACATGACTCTGGCGGGTAATACCTTCCTCAGTGCCACCATCGGCCTCACGCAGAGCAGCTATCCAAACAATAGTTACCTGACCACAACGCCAACGAAGAACGTTATCGCTGTTCGTCCTAACAAGTACGAGCCGGGACGCGCCAACATCCTCGTTTACAACTGGGAAAAGCTGAACTCCGTGGCTGTCGATGTCAGCCAGGTGCTACCTGTCGGCACGGCTTACGAAGTGCATAGCGCCCAGAACTTCTACGGCACTCCCGTAGTCAAGGGAACCTATAACGGCGGTTCGATCATGGTGCCTATGATGGGTCTCCCAGTTGCCGCTCCAGTCGGGGCCTCTGCTCCTCCTGCTGCCGGGCCGAACTTCGGCGCCTATGTTCTGTTGCCCACCAGCTCGGTAACAAATACACCTCCTCCGGCCACCAATTCGGCGCCGGTGATCTCCAGCATCGCCAACCAGACCCTCAATGCGGGCACTGCCTCTTCGGCGATCGCCTTCACTGTCAGTGATGCGCAAACGGCTGCCACCAGCCTGACCCTCGCGGGCACTTCCTCCAATCCGACGCTCGTTCCTAATGCGAACATCGTCTTTGGCGGCAGCAGCTCCAATCGCACGGTCACGGTTACTCCGGCTGCCAACCAGTCCGGCACAGCCAACATCACGGTCACCGTCAGCGACGGCAGCCTTACGAGCAGCAAAACCTTCACGGTTACTGTTTCGGCTACTCCCGTCAATACGCCTCCGGTGATTTCTACCATCACCGCTCAGACGACCGTAACCAATAAGGCCACCGCGGCGATTGCCTTCACAGTCAGTGATGCGCAAACGGCTGCCACCAGCCTGACCCTCGCGGGCACTTCCTCCAATCCGACGCTTGTTCCTAATGCGAACATCGTCTTTGGCGGCAGCAGCTCCAATCGCACGGTCACGGTTACTCCGGCTGCTAACCAGTCCGGCACGGCCAACATCACCATTACTGTGAACGACGGTAGCGCCTCCAGCACCACCACGTTCCCGCTCACGGTGACTGCCCCCACTGCTCCAGCCCAGACGGTCACAATTCCTCTGGAAGCCGAAGCCGGTCTCCTCGTCGCCCCCATGACGGTATTCACCAACGCTCAGAATTCTTCTCAGCGTTACGTTGCGACCACCACTGCTGAACAGGGCAGCGTCACGTTCATCGTGAACGTTCCTGTCGCCGGCACTTACTACATCTGGGGCAAGGTGCTTTCACCTTCGTTCGCAGCCGACTCCTTCTATGTCTCCGTGGATGGCGGCACCGAAGATGTCTATGACGATGCCGAAGGTGTCTGGTCCAATAACTGGCAATGGACAGCCGTGAACGGACGTGGCACCACTGGACAGCCACTCGCGCTGAACCCGAGAACCTTCACCCTCTCCCAGGGTAGCCACTCGATCAAGTTCCGCGGCCGCGAAGCCAATGCGACACTTGATCGTATTATCGTCTCGAACGATCCAACATTCGTGCCCAAAGACGTCGCTGCGAACAGCATCACTCTGACGGCCAATGGCAACACCACGACTCAATTCACCTCCACCTCGTTCCAGGGAACTACCAATCTGTTCAAGGACACCATCCTGGTCAGCATTGCCAGCCCCTACACGACTCAAGGCGGTACCGTGAGTTCCTGTGACGGCGGCATCCTGTATACGCCCAAGTCGGGTTTTACCGGCTCGGATACGTTTACCTTCACGCTGACTGACAGCTCGGGTAATAGCAGCAGTGCTACTGCAACGATCACCGTTCAGGCGGCTCCCGTTCGCACAGCCAGCGTTCCCCTGCAAAAACAGGCCGACGGCTCAGTCCAGGTGGTCTTGAAGGGCAATCCTGGAACCAATTACAATCTCCAGGTCTCCTCCGATCTGCAGACCTGGGTGACCTTGGGCAATGTAAGTGCCGGCAACGACGGACTGATTGCGTTCACTGATAACAGTGCATCGTCCTTTCGGTCCAAGTTCTATCGCACTATCTAA
- a CDS encoding beta-ketoacyl synthase N-terminal-like domain-containing protein, giving the protein MIETVTEGIAIIGMTGRFPGASNIEEFWRNLATGVESISTFSDDELAASGLDVAAIRKTPGYVAARGILKNAEWFDAAFFGMNSKEAEVTDPQQRLFLEGAWEALEHAGYDPERYAGSVGVYAGMGNNTYYINNLHLRPDVLELVGPMATMMGNEKDYLTTRVAYKLNLKGPAINVNTACSTSLVAVCQACQSLLNYQCDMALAGGISVSFPQKRGYFYQEGGITSSDGHCRAFDAQAQGTVSSDGLGIVVLKRLAEAIKHGDQIYAVIKGVGLNNDGSFKVSFTSPSVGGQAETIALAQAQARFRPRYHHLCRNAWYGHTIRRPD; this is encoded by the coding sequence ATGATAGAAACAGTGACAGAAGGCATCGCCATCATCGGGATGACCGGGCGGTTTCCTGGCGCTTCAAACATTGAGGAGTTTTGGCGAAATCTTGCTACTGGTGTGGAGTCCATTTCCACGTTCAGCGATGATGAACTGGCGGCTTCCGGATTGGATGTGGCGGCAATCAGGAAAACACCTGGTTATGTTGCTGCACGTGGTATTTTGAAGAATGCCGAATGGTTCGATGCGGCATTCTTTGGGATGAATTCGAAGGAGGCGGAGGTTACAGATCCACAGCAAAGACTCTTCCTGGAAGGAGCCTGGGAGGCATTGGAGCATGCCGGGTATGATCCTGAGAGGTACGCGGGTTCTGTTGGTGTGTATGCCGGCATGGGAAACAACACCTATTACATTAATAACCTGCACTTGCGTCCGGATGTCCTCGAGTTGGTTGGTCCGATGGCAACGATGATGGGCAACGAGAAGGATTATCTGACGACGCGCGTTGCGTATAAACTTAATTTAAAGGGCCCTGCAATTAATGTTAATACCGCCTGTTCGACATCATTGGTGGCGGTGTGCCAGGCGTGCCAGAGTTTGCTGAACTATCAATGCGACATGGCGCTCGCAGGCGGCATTTCTGTCTCCTTTCCGCAGAAGCGCGGTTATTTTTATCAGGAAGGTGGGATCACATCCTCCGACGGACATTGTCGTGCGTTCGATGCTCAGGCACAAGGAACCGTTTCGAGCGACGGACTGGGAATAGTGGTGTTGAAACGTTTGGCTGAGGCTATCAAGCATGGGGATCAAATTTATGCCGTAATCAAAGGTGTGGGGCTGAACAACGATGGTTCCTTCAAGGTGAGCTTCACTTCTCCAAGTGTTGGCGGTCAGGCTGAGACCATTGCCCTCGCCCAAGCCCAAGCCCGGTTTCGACCCCGATACCATCACCTATGTCGAAACGCATGGTACGGGCACACCATTAGGCGACCCGATTGA